The following are encoded in a window of Bacillus xiapuensis genomic DNA:
- the rpmF gene encoding 50S ribosomal protein L32, whose product MAVPFRRTSTTKKNKRRTHFKLQVPGMVACPNCGEMKLAHRVCKECGTYKGKEVVSK is encoded by the coding sequence ATGGCAGTACCTTTCAGAAGAACTTCTACTACTAAAAAGAATAAGCGCCGTACGCATTTCAAATTGCAAGTACCAGGTATGGTAGCATGCCCAAACTGCGGAGAAATGAAACTAGCGCACCGTGTATGCAAAGAGTGCGGAACATATAAAGGAAAAGAAGTTGTAAGCAAATA
- a CDS encoding YceD family protein, translated as MKWSIIQLQKLREKGLILDELADMQSLKDRDPQIRDITPVHVTGKADISPEKVTFHLQVEGQMILPCSRTLVDVEYPFDFQMTETFLLKPSLFDESEDEESLHKVQGDVIDLAPVLEEAILLEVPMQVFSEDADQHLIQSGKGWEYHQEEQLSKEDKKVDPRLAGLADFFKSNEE; from the coding sequence TTGAAATGGTCAATTATTCAATTGCAAAAGCTTCGTGAAAAAGGTCTGATTCTTGATGAGCTGGCGGATATGCAAAGCTTGAAGGATCGCGACCCGCAAATCCGGGATATTACACCTGTGCATGTGACTGGAAAAGCGGATATTAGCCCTGAGAAAGTCACCTTTCATTTGCAGGTGGAAGGACAAATGATTTTGCCTTGTTCACGAACGCTTGTAGATGTAGAATACCCGTTTGATTTTCAGATGACTGAAACGTTTTTGTTGAAGCCGTCTTTATTTGATGAATCCGAAGATGAAGAGTCCCTTCATAAAGTGCAGGGAGATGTCATTGATCTAGCCCCTGTTTTAGAAGAAGCTATTCTTTTGGAAGTGCCGATGCAAGTGTTCAGTGAAGATGCGGATCAGCATCTCATTCAATCAGGTAAAGGCTGGGAATATCATCAGGAAGAACAGCTTTCAAAAGAGGATAAGAAGGTGGATCCGCGTTTAGCCGGTCTGGCTGATTTCTTTAAATCAAATGAGGAATAA
- a CDS encoding nucleotidyltransferase, which translates to MKTVGIVVEYNPFHNGHLYHAQKAREAADADVVIAVMSGHFLQRGEPALMNKWARTRMALLNGVDLVVELPYAFSAQKADVFGYGAISTLNALGCHAFCFGSENGKLAPFLDAYYHLQESAHLLNAPIQHYMKRGYSFPRAQALAREALFTDEWTLDLSQPNNILGFHYIQANERIGSPMTPLTIKRQQAGYHDDQLTEGDITSATSIRKALAQDQGSYTAIQKYVPSSVIAEMQDYYRKYHTFHTWEMYWPQLQYRLLTDALPALQEIYEVAEGIEYRLKEASRQAASFSEFMHQVKTKRYTWTRIQRMLVHLLTNTTKAEMEKAAESVQYIRLLGMNRIGQEYIRSIKKKLSIPLISRTAAYKELLALDVKATEVYLQGLRIPSLLDSEFKQPPILWP; encoded by the coding sequence ATGAAAACTGTCGGTATTGTCGTCGAATACAACCCTTTTCACAACGGCCATTTATATCATGCGCAAAAGGCGCGCGAAGCAGCGGACGCCGATGTAGTGATCGCCGTGATGAGTGGTCACTTTCTGCAGCGCGGCGAGCCTGCGCTTATGAACAAATGGGCCCGCACAAGAATGGCTCTTTTAAACGGCGTGGACCTCGTTGTCGAGCTGCCTTATGCTTTTTCTGCACAAAAAGCGGATGTTTTTGGCTATGGGGCTATTTCCACCTTAAACGCATTGGGCTGTCATGCCTTTTGTTTTGGCAGTGAAAACGGAAAGCTAGCACCCTTTTTGGATGCGTATTATCATTTGCAGGAATCCGCTCACCTATTAAATGCTCCGATACAGCATTATATGAAAAGGGGCTATAGCTTTCCGCGCGCTCAAGCATTAGCGAGGGAAGCCCTCTTTACAGATGAATGGACTCTGGATTTATCCCAGCCAAATAATATTCTCGGATTTCACTATATTCAAGCGAATGAGCGGATCGGTTCGCCTATGACACCGCTGACCATTAAAAGGCAGCAGGCGGGATATCATGACGATCAGTTAACGGAGGGCGACATCACAAGCGCCACAAGCATCCGTAAAGCGCTAGCTCAAGATCAAGGTTCCTATACAGCTATCCAGAAGTATGTACCGTCAAGTGTGATCGCCGAGATGCAAGACTATTACAGAAAGTATCATACCTTTCACACTTGGGAAATGTATTGGCCTCAGCTTCAATACCGGCTGCTGACAGATGCTTTGCCAGCCCTTCAAGAGATTTATGAAGTTGCGGAAGGAATCGAATACCGTCTGAAGGAAGCTAGCCGGCAGGCCGCCAGCTTCAGCGAGTTTATGCATCAAGTAAAAACAAAGCGCTACACATGGACGCGCATCCAGCGCATGCTTGTTCATCTGTTAACAAACACGACGAAAGCGGAGATGGAAAAGGCTGCTGAATCAGTTCAGTACATTCGGCTATTGGGAATGAACCGGATTGGCCAGGAATATATCCGTTCCATAAAAAAGAAATTGTCTATCCCTCTCATTTCCCGCACCGCCGCGTATAAGGAATTGCTCGCGCTGGATGTAAAAGCTACAGAAGTTTATCTGCAAGGCCTGCGCATTCCTTCATTGCTGGACAGTGAATTTAAACAGCCTCCCATCCTTTGGCCTTAA